In one Gemmatimonadaceae bacterium genomic region, the following are encoded:
- a CDS encoding cupin domain-containing protein: MTFKISAAALAAMFVCVASASAIAQEPKVTPVLTKQLADIPGKDLLVLTVEYAPGAADSPHRHNADALVYVLEGSVIEQVKGGKPDTLTAGQTFYERPEDIHIVGRNASTTQPAKLLAILVKKRGAPPLVPVKASQTP, from the coding sequence ATGACGTTCAAGATTTCGGCCGCCGCGCTGGCAGCGATGTTCGTGTGCGTCGCCAGTGCATCGGCGATCGCGCAGGAACCCAAAGTCACGCCGGTATTGACGAAGCAGCTGGCGGACATTCCAGGGAAGGACCTGCTGGTGCTGACGGTCGAGTACGCGCCGGGCGCGGCGGATTCGCCGCACCGGCACAATGCGGACGCGCTGGTCTACGTGCTCGAGGGGTCGGTCATCGAGCAGGTGAAGGGTGGGAAGCCGGACACGTTGACAGCCGGGCAGACCTTTTACGAACGTCCGGAGGACATCCACATCGTGGGGCGGAACGCGAGCACCACGCAGCCCGCCAAATTGCTGGCGATTCTCGTGAAGAAACGAGGCGCTCCGCCGCTGGTGCCGGTGAAAGCGAGCCAGACCCCGTAG